One genomic region from Lates calcarifer isolate ASB-BC8 linkage group LG10, TLL_Latcal_v3, whole genome shotgun sequence encodes:
- the agk gene encoding LOW QUALITY PROTEIN: acylglycerol kinase, mitochondrial (The sequence of the model RefSeq protein was modified relative to this genomic sequence to represent the inferred CDS: deleted 1 base in 1 codon) produces the protein MARVVKVFRTLRNHWKKSTFAVCVLSYGSYWLYGKHCDSVLRREACLVAREYGRQQIAPQERLRKATVILNPAACSGKANKLFENNAAPILHLAGVEITIIKTDYEGQAKKLMELMEQTDMLIVAGGDGTLQEVITGLLRRPDQDTFSNIPIGFIPLGSHNSLSPSLHLLSDNKVKDITSATLSILKGETVPLDVLQIKGEKEQPVFALMGLRWGAFRDVAATISKYWYLGPLKTNAAHWFSTLREWPLVRNITVSYTAPSLRPPDQPPQKPPRPNLLYRIIRRLKNRWSPPVEEPPKVEEPEQWEEQQLSTLELFVQTHNKNPVERRINDSLMICAEPSDFTVGEFITVGNKKEEDSTIFTKNSTKLEASACRLQLPEGAAGFYNIDNEEYEAMPVEVRLLPRKLRFFINSERREQLLSPTQ, from the exons atgGCTCGGGTTGTGAAGGTGTTTCGGACTCTGCGGAATCATTGGAAGAAGTCCACATTTGCTGTGTGCGTTCTGTCTTACGGAAGCTACTGGCTGTATGGTAAACACTG TGACAGTGTCCTGCGGAGAGAGGCTTGTCTGGTGGCCAGG GAATATGGCCGTCAACAGATAGCACCACAGGAGCGGCTGAGGAAAGCAACAGTGATCTTGAACCCTGCAGCTTGTAGTGG AAAAGCCAACAAGCTGTTTGAAAATAATGCTGCTCCTATTTTACACCTGGCTGGAGTGGAGATTACAATCATAAAG ACTGACTATGAGGGCCAGGCAAAAAAGCTGATGGAGCTCATGGAACAAACAGACATGCTGATCGTGGCCGGAGGGGACGGCACCTTGCAGGAAGTCATCACAGGGTTACTGCGAAGGCCAGATCAG GACACATTCAGTAACATACCGATTGGATTCATTCCACTGGGCTCTCACAATTCCCTGAGTCCAAGTCTTCACCTCCTCAGCGACAATAAGGTCAA AGACATTAcatctgcaacactgtctatTCTGAAGGGAGAAACTGTACCTCTGGATGTTCTACAAATTAAA GGGGAGAAAGAGCAGCCCGTCTTTGCTCTGATGGGACTGCGATGGGGAGCTTTTAGAGAC GTGGCTGCAACAATCAGCAA ATATTGGTATCTTGGGCCACTGAAGACAAACGCAGCGCACTGGTTTAGTACTTTAAGG GAGTGGCCCCTGGTGCGGAACATCACAGTGTCCTACACGGCTCCCAGCCTCAGGCCCCCTGACCAGCCCCCGCAGAAGCCCCCCAGGCCAAATCTGCTCTACCGCATCATCCGCAGACTGAAAAACCGCTGGAGCCCGCCTGTCGAAG aaCCTCCAAAAGTGGAAGAGCCAGAGCAGtgggaggagcagcagctgtcgACATTAGAGCTGTTTGTccagacacacaacaaaaaccCTGTGGAGAGG CGTATCAATGATTCCCTGATGATCTGTGCAGAGCCCAGCGATTTCACTGTGGGCGAGTTCATCACTGTCGG aaacaaaaaagaagaggacTCAACTATATTCACTAAAAACTCCACAAAACTGGAGGCCAGTGCCTGTCGGCTGCAGCTACCAGAG GGCGCCGCTGGTTTCTATAACATCGACAACGAGGAGTACGAGGCCATGCCTGTGGAGGTAAGGCTGTTGCCACGGAAACTACGCTTCTTCATCAACTCAGAGCGCAGGGAGCAGCTCCTCTCTCCGACGCAGTGa